A genomic region of Leptotrichia hofstadii contains the following coding sequences:
- a CDS encoding baseplate assembly protein, translating to MSEQIDENYEIIDADSWELKRDMIDKFQELSGRKLTESSPETLIFETVAYLFGLREEKYNDEMKQNYLRFARNERLDLKGEFYGNRGKRLVEQPAVATFRFYITDIQVTDIIIPKGSRIQYNELYFSTDEQYKIEKGDLYVDGIATCNTSGTVGNDIPVGQINTMVDIFPHYDKVENITASNNGAEIEQDDNYRARIREIPESFTTAGSKGAYEFWAKSTSTNIVDVVAYSPSATNVDIYVLTDSLTLTNELKKRIEEMLNTDNIRPLTDNVTVKQAIKTSYTIDFDYYIDKSNETLVNVIKNNVEKAVKDFKIWQQNKMGRDINPDELIKLLKLAGVKRVVLRSPTFRVLDFNEIAENTSVTSNYLGVENI from the coding sequence TTGAGTGAACAGATAGATGAAAATTATGAAATTATAGATGCTGATTCATGGGAACTTAAAAGAGATATGATTGATAAATTTCAGGAATTAAGTGGAAGAAAGCTTACAGAATCAAGCCCAGAGACATTGATTTTTGAAACAGTAGCGTATTTATTTGGATTAAGAGAAGAAAAATACAACGATGAAATGAAACAGAATTATTTAAGATTTGCAAGAAATGAGCGGCTAGATTTGAAAGGAGAGTTTTACGGAAATAGAGGTAAAAGACTTGTAGAACAACCAGCCGTGGCGACATTTAGATTTTATATTACTGATATTCAAGTAACGGATATAATAATTCCGAAAGGGTCAAGGATTCAATACAATGAGTTGTATTTTTCAACAGATGAACAATATAAAATAGAGAAAGGCGATTTATATGTAGATGGAATCGCAACTTGCAACACATCAGGAACTGTTGGAAATGATATTCCAGTCGGACAAATTAACACGATGGTCGACATTTTTCCACATTACGATAAAGTCGAGAACATTACAGCATCAAATAATGGAGCTGAAATAGAGCAAGACGATAATTATAGAGCTAGAATCAGAGAAATCCCTGAATCGTTTACAACAGCTGGAAGTAAAGGAGCTTATGAATTTTGGGCTAAGTCGACAAGTACGAATATTGTTGATGTTGTAGCGTATAGTCCAAGTGCAACAAATGTGGATATTTATGTTTTAACTGATTCTCTGACACTAACAAATGAGCTAAAAAAGAGAATTGAAGAAATGCTGAATACTGATAATATAAGACCTCTAACGGATAATGTAACAGTAAAACAGGCAATAAAAACATCATACACAATTGATTTTGACTACTACATTGATAAATCTAATGAAACGCTTGTAAATGTTATTAAAAATAATGTTGAAAAAGCCGTGAAAGATTTTAAGATTTGGCAACAAAATAAAATGGGCAGAGATATTAATCCAGACGAGCTTATAAAGTTACTAAAATTAGCTGGAGTAAAAAGAGTTGTATTAAGAAGTCCAACATTTAGAGTTTTAGATTTTAATGAAATAGCAGAGAATACAAGTGTTACAAGCAATTATTTAGGAGTTGAAAATATATGA